Proteins encoded within one genomic window of Anaerobranca gottschalkii DSM 13577:
- the trmL gene encoding tRNA (uridine(34)/cytosine(34)/5-carboxymethylaminomethyluridine(34)-2'-O)-methyltransferase TrmL: MHVVLVEPEIPQNTGNIARTCAATNTPLHLVEPLGFSLDDKYLKRAGLDYWDHVQIHRYKSLDHFFEVNKGGRFFYLTTKGKIGYHEVKFEKNDFLLFGKETKGLPEDLIYSNYDHAITIPMAPGKVRSLNLSNSVALVLYEALRQQGFNF; this comes from the coding sequence ATGCATGTTGTACTTGTAGAACCAGAAATTCCACAAAATACTGGAAATATTGCTAGGACTTGTGCTGCCACAAATACTCCTTTACATTTGGTGGAACCTTTAGGTTTTTCTTTAGATGATAAGTACTTAAAAAGGGCAGGACTGGATTATTGGGATCATGTGCAAATACATAGATATAAAAGTTTAGACCATTTTTTTGAAGTTAATAAAGGTGGGAGATTTTTTTATTTAACTACTAAAGGTAAGATAGGTTACCATGAAGTAAAATTTGAAAAAAATGATTTCCTTTTATTTGGGAAAGAAACCAAAGGGTTGCCTGAGGATTTAATTTATAGTAATTATGACCATGCAATAACTATTCCAATGGCACCGGGTAAAGTTAGATCACTGAATTTATCAAATAGTGTTGCTTTAGTACTTTATGAGGCTTTAAGGCAACAGGGTTTTAATTTTTAA
- a CDS encoding DUF4438 domain-containing protein codes for MKTNKEKLVKISVCGEITHPKTNGPRITTEGKIKFLPGTGGITYNVKIGDKTCGFVADHVEPGVSIANSDSRSNDGLNILASVGNEARVISGDAKGEKGYVTGKHGGIEHVLVYFPQDTLEKLNIGDKIQIKAWGTGLEIEGCPDIKVYNTDPELLEKMNIKVLDDGTIEVPVVTKVPAYLMGSGIGAITSHRGDYDIMTADKEAFEQAKIGDLRFGDIVLLEDCDNSYGRGYLKGAVSIGVVVHSDCVITGHGPGVTTLLTCQKPKIKGVIDPKANIGYYLGIL; via the coding sequence ATGAAAACTAACAAAGAAAAATTAGTTAAAATTTCTGTATGTGGTGAAATAACCCACCCTAAAACTAATGGCCCTCGTATTACCACTGAAGGAAAAATTAAATTTTTGCCAGGTACCGGAGGAATTACTTACAATGTAAAAATAGGAGATAAAACCTGTGGTTTTGTAGCAGATCATGTGGAACCTGGGGTTAGTATTGCCAACAGTGATTCTAGAAGCAATGACGGATTAAATATTTTAGCATCTGTCGGGAATGAAGCTAGGGTAATTAGTGGAGATGCAAAAGGGGAAAAAGGATATGTAACTGGAAAACACGGTGGCATAGAGCATGTCTTAGTTTACTTCCCTCAAGATACTTTAGAAAAACTCAATATTGGAGATAAAATTCAAATTAAGGCTTGGGGTACTGGTCTAGAAATAGAAGGATGCCCCGATATAAAGGTTTATAATACAGATCCAGAGCTATTAGAAAAGATGAATATCAAAGTTTTAGATGATGGAACTATAGAAGTCCCTGTTGTTACAAAAGTGCCTGCTTACTTGATGGGCTCAGGTATTGGGGCAATTACCAGCCATCGAGGAGATTATGATATAATGACTGCAGATAAAGAAGCCTTTGAACAAGCTAAAATCGGGGATTTGAGGTTTGGCGATATCGTTTTACTAGAAGACTGTGATAATAGTTATGGCCGTGGCTACTTAAAAGGGGCTGTTTCCATTGGTGTAGTAGTTCACAGTGACTGTGTCATCACCGGCCATGGACCTGGTGTTACCACTTTACTAACTTGTCAAAAACCAAAAATAAAAGGGGTTATTGACCCTAAAGCTAATATAGGCTATTACTTAGGGATATTATAA
- the nth gene encoding endonuclease III: MVKEVLKILKKNYPEAKCELNYQTPFELLIATILSAQCTDERVNKVTKRLFQKAKTPEEILNLGLEQLRDEIKECGLFNSKSKNIIACCQELVEKHGSKVPDNLAALTSLAGVGRKTANVVLSNAFNIPAIAVDTHVFRVANRIGLVDAKNVEETEKGLMAVIPKEDWTLSHHLLIFHGRRLCTARSPKCHLCPLTKFCKFYNIPK; encoded by the coding sequence ATGGTCAAGGAAGTACTAAAGATATTAAAAAAAAACTATCCTGAGGCAAAGTGTGAATTAAATTACCAAACGCCCTTTGAATTGTTAATTGCTACTATATTATCTGCCCAGTGTACAGATGAGAGGGTAAATAAAGTAACAAAGAGACTTTTTCAAAAAGCTAAAACTCCAGAGGAAATATTAAATTTAGGTTTAGAACAGCTAAGGGATGAAATAAAAGAATGTGGTTTATTCAATAGTAAAAGCAAAAACATCATCGCTTGTTGTCAAGAGTTAGTGGAAAAGCACGGAAGTAAAGTTCCCGACAATTTAGCAGCTTTAACAAGCTTAGCGGGAGTAGGAAGAAAAACCGCCAATGTAGTTTTAAGCAATGCCTTTAATATACCTGCTATAGCAGTGGATACCCATGTTTTCCGTGTTGCTAATAGAATTGGTTTGGTAGATGCAAAAAACGTTGAAGAAACGGAAAAGGGACTGATGGCTGTCATTCCTAAAGAAGACTGGACTTTAAGCCATCATCTCTTAATTTTTCATGGCCGGCGGCTTTGTACCGCGAGAAGTCCTAAATGCCATCTTTGTCCCTTAACAAAATTCTGTAAATTTTATAATATCCCTAAGTAA
- a CDS encoding cation diffusion facilitator family transporter, with amino-acid sequence MDERNKQGQRVTIIGMVGNVVLTGIKGFIGFLSGSSALIADATHSFTDILGSGVVLGGLKVASQPPDETHHYGHHKAESIVAKIVALILIGTGVGIGWSSLNTFLQGNIVAPEISALWAVLLSIVAKEGMYQYTAYVGKKIKSSAVIADAWHHRTDSLSSVAALIGIGGARLGYPQLDPLAGIFVAGMIIYSGVKIYLTAIHELMDKAPDLEVIEKIKDIALKVNGCKEINDIKARYLGSNIVVDLKICVNPYVTVMEGHGIAAEVKKQIIEQIEDVVDVLIHVNPCTHKERESD; translated from the coding sequence ATGGATGAAAGAAATAAACAAGGGCAAAGGGTAACTATAATTGGGATGGTAGGTAATGTGGTCCTTACAGGGATAAAAGGATTTATAGGTTTTTTATCGGGAAGTTCAGCTTTGATAGCTGATGCTACCCATTCTTTTACAGATATTTTAGGTAGTGGCGTAGTTTTAGGTGGATTAAAGGTTGCCAGTCAGCCTCCAGATGAAACCCACCATTATGGTCATCACAAAGCAGAATCTATTGTGGCAAAAATAGTAGCTTTAATTTTGATCGGTACAGGTGTAGGTATAGGGTGGAGTTCCCTTAACACCTTTTTACAAGGGAATATCGTTGCTCCAGAAATCTCTGCCCTTTGGGCAGTCCTTTTATCTATTGTGGCCAAAGAAGGGATGTATCAATATACTGCTTATGTAGGTAAAAAAATAAAAAGTAGTGCAGTAATCGCCGATGCATGGCATCATCGGACAGATAGTCTTTCTTCTGTGGCAGCTTTAATAGGAATAGGAGGTGCCCGTCTAGGCTATCCCCAACTAGATCCTTTAGCTGGAATATTTGTGGCGGGAATGATTATTTATAGTGGAGTTAAAATTTATTTAACAGCAATCCATGAATTAATGGATAAAGCACCAGATTTAGAGGTAATTGAGAAAATTAAAGACATAGCTTTAAAGGTCAATGGTTGTAAAGAAATTAACGATATTAAAGCCAGGTATTTAGGTTCAAATATAGTAGTAGATCTAAAAATCTGTGTTAATCCTTATGTAACGGTAATGGAAGGACATGGTATTGCAGCTGAGGTTAAAAAACAAATTATAGAACAAATAGAAGATGTAGTAGATGTATTAATCCATGTCAATCCTTGTACCCATAAAGAAAGGGAAAGTGATTAA